A DNA window from Paenibacillus sp. HWE-109 contains the following coding sequences:
- a CDS encoding S-layer homology domain-containing protein: MYTDSEIPAWAHGAVSTMKQVGIIEGRGDNKFVPNETATRAEAVTMIMNLLHVKKPNNRI, from the coding sequence TTGTATACTGACAGTGAGATTCCAGCATGGGCTCACGGAGCGGTTTCCACGATGAAGCAAGTAGGCATTATAGAGGGACGTGGGGACAATAAGTTCGTACCGAACGAAACGGCAACACGAGCCGAGGCTGTGACGATGATCATGAACTTGCTTCATGTGAAGAAACCAAATAACAGAATTTAG
- a CDS encoding DUF4085 family protein, with protein sequence MKYFTKEWYELCQKMSFHLGLEEEKQAGTFSEAYFQQLYKDELNKWLQLQEEVASIMQANGTNEPFNKDKETKQFHESIIYNQEHLRKSLPETILNKIADLRVFALNKATSDVINAVAQFCEDNKRVVETTGVNFRKYHKEASLSLDRGIVENFSFHDCKITKSIQNDQSITLILDTSGGFTNIDEVIFENVTIIKQDDGLENSWWLYEEVYRVDDRYEFHMLLQSQDMGLIDFIVSAEQVFFRRLGS encoded by the coding sequence ATGAAATATTTTACGAAAGAATGGTACGAACTTTGTCAAAAAATGAGCTTTCATTTAGGTTTAGAGGAAGAAAAACAAGCGGGAACATTCTCAGAAGCATATTTTCAACAACTCTATAAAGATGAATTAAACAAATGGCTTCAGCTCCAAGAAGAAGTGGCTTCCATTATGCAAGCGAACGGAACGAATGAGCCTTTCAATAAAGATAAAGAAACGAAACAATTTCATGAATCGATCATTTATAATCAAGAGCATTTAAGAAAGTCATTACCAGAAACCATTTTGAATAAGATAGCCGATCTAAGGGTTTTTGCCTTAAATAAAGCAACAAGTGATGTTATAAATGCTGTAGCTCAATTTTGTGAGGATAATAAAAGGGTTGTAGAGACAACAGGTGTAAATTTCAGAAAATATCATAAAGAAGCTTCATTATCATTGGATAGAGGAATTGTTGAGAATTTCAGCTTTCATGATTGTAAGATTACCAAATCAATTCAGAATGATCAATCAATAACACTAATTCTTGACACCTCTGGTGGTTTTACAAACATTGACGAAGTGATCTTTGAGAATGTTACGATAATTAAGCAAGATGATGGATTGGAAAACTCATGGTGGTTATATGAGGAAGTATATAGAGTGGATGACAGATATGAGTTTCACATGTTGCTTCAGAGTCAGGATATGGGGTTAATTGACTTTATTGTCTCAGCTGAGCAAGTCTTTTTTAGAAGGCTTGGGTCATGA
- a CDS encoding DinB family protein, with protein MTDANQLFGQALVKSLVGERGHIPIARALPDIDAELAGRVHEAMPYSIYQLLRHMHYWQQFMLEHLEGRKPQLPANVMGSWPEETSPQDEMSWQTDIKMFLEGVDRAVTIAETAQLDEPLPHFPVETRAGLLRNIASHNSYHLGEIVLLRRFYGAWPPPGGGFPA; from the coding sequence ATGACGGATGCAAATCAATTATTTGGACAAGCCCTAGTAAAATCGCTGGTCGGGGAACGCGGACATATTCCTATTGCCCGCGCTTTACCGGACATTGATGCCGAACTGGCTGGGCGCGTACATGAAGCCATGCCTTATAGTATCTATCAACTGTTGAGACACATGCATTACTGGCAGCAATTCATGCTGGAGCATTTGGAAGGACGTAAACCGCAGCTCCCAGCTAACGTCATGGGAAGTTGGCCGGAAGAGACGAGCCCTCAAGATGAGATGTCTTGGCAAACTGATATCAAGATGTTTCTGGAAGGGGTCGACCGGGCTGTCACCATTGCAGAAACAGCACAACTGGACGAACCACTTCCACATTTCCCCGTTGAAACCCGAGCAGGACTGCTGCGCAATATCGCGTCCCACAACTCATATCATCTGGGCGAAATTGTGTTGCTGCGCCGCTTCTACGGCGCCTGGCCTCCGCCCGGAGGTGGCTTCCCGGCGTAA
- a CDS encoding VOC family protein — MAKSKLLRMDNVGIVVESLDDAISFFEEVGLKLEGRATVEGEWAGRVTGLGSQCVEIAMMVTPDGHSRLELSRFLTPPTISDHRTAPVNALGYLRVMFTVEDIDEVVSRLIKYGAQLVGEVVQYEDSYRLCYIRGNEGILIGLAEQLR; from the coding sequence ATGGCAAAAAGCAAATTACTAAGAATGGACAATGTTGGCATCGTTGTAGAATCCCTTGATGACGCAATCTCTTTTTTCGAGGAGGTTGGCTTGAAGCTCGAAGGGCGAGCTACTGTCGAAGGTGAATGGGCTGGTCGCGTAACCGGGCTGGGTTCACAGTGTGTAGAGATTGCTATGATGGTTACCCCAGATGGCCACAGCCGACTGGAACTTTCGCGATTTCTCACCCCACCTACCATATCAGATCACCGAACTGCTCCTGTAAATGCCCTCGGTTATTTACGTGTCATGTTCACCGTTGAAGACATTGACGAAGTGGTATCCAGACTCATTAAGTATGGTGCTCAGCTCGTTGGCGAAGTGGTTCAGTACGAGGACTCGTATCGGCTCTGCTACATTCGTGGAAATGAAGGAATTCTAATCGGTTTGGCGGAACAACTGCGATAG
- a CDS encoding MerR family transcriptional regulator yields the protein MYSISDISKLMGITAYTLRYYEKIGLVPNPKRLDGKQYGIRRYDDQDLRFIKFIHGLKQTGMKLKDIATFVEEGCYVTQEEPEIEVKVIFHKRIDILSKHIEKLEQQLTQLEVVKVSAQDKRNFYYSMLKEHGNEEKKLK from the coding sequence ATGTACTCAATTAGTGATATATCCAAATTAATGGGCATTACAGCATATACGCTCAGATACTACGAAAAAATAGGTCTTGTTCCTAACCCCAAACGTCTGGATGGGAAGCAATACGGGATTAGGCGATATGATGATCAAGATCTTCGATTTATCAAATTTATTCATGGATTGAAGCAAACGGGGATGAAGCTAAAAGACATCGCAACGTTTGTGGAAGAGGGATGTTATGTGACGCAAGAGGAACCAGAAATTGAAGTTAAGGTGATATTTCACAAAAGGATTGATATTTTAAGTAAGCATATAGAGAAACTGGAACAACAACTAACGCAATTGGAAGTCGTGAAGGTCTCCGCACAGGATAAAAGAAATTTTTACTACAGTATGTTGAAAGAACACGGAAACGAGGAGAAGAAACTGAAGTAA
- a CDS encoding Gfo/Idh/MocA family protein: MDKTIRVGVIGGSANNQWASSTHIPALQRLSKFKITAIGTTRMESAEKSASQFGVPHAYADSNELANDPDVDMVIASVKVPDHYDAVMATLNAGKHVYCEWPLGLNTSQAIEMNNLATAKKVHHAVGLQARQSPEVNFVKDLVAEGYIGKVLSCHMKVFTTAKGGTTNEASKYLLNHSNGANLLTINAGHAIDALCYAVGDFKEISATIANQIKQAKVQETGEIIEKTTVDQILINGTLKSGATVSIHVQGGVPYRTGVSLEFFGTEGVIVLSNESTHAQLQWGDLKVEGMHLANRENSSSLAELTIPDHYRWVPDTIPGGPVFNVAQALEKFAKDIMEGTRRIPSFDDAVKLHKLLDHIQKAADTGERQLL, from the coding sequence ATGGATAAGACAATACGTGTCGGTGTAATCGGGGGATCGGCTAACAACCAGTGGGCTAGTTCAACTCACATTCCTGCATTACAACGGCTTTCGAAATTTAAAATTACGGCAATCGGTACAACCCGGATGGAAAGTGCGGAGAAAAGTGCCTCCCAATTCGGAGTTCCACATGCATATGCGGATTCAAACGAACTAGCCAACGACCCGGATGTGGATATGGTTATTGCGAGTGTGAAGGTTCCTGATCATTACGATGCGGTCATGGCCACACTCAATGCCGGTAAACATGTATATTGTGAATGGCCTTTGGGCTTAAACACTTCTCAAGCCATTGAGATGAATAATTTAGCTACAGCCAAAAAGGTTCATCATGCGGTTGGTTTACAAGCCCGACAATCTCCTGAAGTTAACTTTGTGAAAGACCTGGTGGCTGAGGGATATATCGGCAAAGTGTTGTCGTGTCATATGAAAGTCTTTACAACTGCAAAGGGCGGTACAACGAATGAAGCCTCTAAATATTTATTGAACCATTCCAATGGTGCAAACTTATTGACGATTAATGCAGGGCATGCCATAGATGCACTGTGTTATGCTGTTGGCGATTTTAAAGAGATATCGGCTACGATAGCTAATCAAATTAAACAAGCGAAAGTGCAGGAAACCGGTGAAATCATTGAGAAGACGACTGTAGATCAAATCTTAATTAATGGAACATTAAAAAGCGGAGCAACCGTCTCTATTCATGTACAGGGGGGCGTACCCTATCGAACAGGAGTCTCGTTAGAATTCTTTGGAACGGAGGGCGTAATTGTACTGTCTAATGAAAGTACTCATGCTCAGCTTCAATGGGGGGATTTGAAAGTTGAAGGAATGCATCTTGCCAATCGGGAGAACTCGTCTTCACTCGCTGAATTAACCATTCCGGATCATTACCGTTGGGTGCCTGATACGATCCCTGGCGGACCTGTCTTCAATGTTGCACAAGCTCTCGAGAAATTTGCAAAGGATATTATGGAGGGAACCCGACGTATTCCTAGTTTTGACGATGCGGTAAAACTTCATAAACTCCTTGATCACATACAAAAAGCAGCCGATACTGGTGAACGTCAGCTTCTTTAA
- a CDS encoding aromatic ring-hydroxylating oxygenase subunit alpha: MISENKETNVDIQLPRDCTFTPQDWQVLAQYWYPIAQASEVTEKPIGVKLLDVKLVCYRSNDKVVVARDLCFHRGAPLSKGWVENGEIVCPYHGFRYNCEGKCTSVPAHPDAKISPKLKLIVYPAIEKYGLIWTSIISSEVDIPEFPGWDDPDYVNVLPPSFDIAGSAGRQLEGFLDVSHFAYVHTETFGDRNNTEVPQYKVMREGNELLAEYWSTVSNYGKGQDNPAPEGFEWLREFRVFPPFAASLTVYFPNDGKLMILNCASPVSARYTRLFSPISRNFDKDTPVEDTIKFNLQVFQEDREMVEAQTPEDLPLDLQAEAHIPADRTSIAYRQLLNEIGLGRTYTT, translated from the coding sequence ATGATATCTGAAAACAAGGAAACGAACGTTGATATCCAACTTCCCCGTGACTGTACGTTCACACCACAGGATTGGCAGGTATTGGCCCAATATTGGTATCCTATTGCTCAAGCAAGCGAAGTCACAGAAAAGCCGATCGGTGTAAAGCTATTGGATGTAAAGCTCGTTTGTTACCGCAGCAACGATAAGGTGGTTGTTGCTCGTGATCTTTGTTTTCATCGAGGTGCTCCACTTAGTAAGGGTTGGGTTGAGAACGGGGAAATCGTTTGTCCGTATCACGGCTTTCGTTATAACTGTGAAGGAAAGTGTACGTCTGTTCCCGCGCATCCCGATGCTAAAATTTCGCCTAAACTAAAATTAATTGTCTATCCGGCAATAGAAAAATATGGCTTGATTTGGACATCTATTATATCCAGTGAAGTGGATATACCAGAGTTTCCAGGATGGGATGACCCGGATTATGTAAATGTATTGCCACCAAGCTTCGACATTGCTGGTTCAGCCGGGCGTCAGCTTGAAGGCTTTTTAGATGTATCGCACTTTGCTTATGTGCATACAGAAACATTCGGTGACCGTAATAACACCGAAGTACCGCAATACAAAGTCATGCGGGAAGGGAATGAATTACTTGCTGAGTATTGGAGTACGGTTAGCAATTACGGAAAAGGTCAGGATAATCCTGCGCCCGAGGGATTTGAATGGCTTAGAGAATTTCGTGTGTTCCCTCCGTTTGCGGCGTCGCTAACTGTTTACTTTCCAAACGATGGAAAACTGATGATATTGAATTGTGCATCGCCGGTATCTGCCCGCTATACACGGCTATTTAGCCCAATTTCCCGAAACTTTGATAAAGATACTCCGGTTGAAGATACCATCAAATTTAATCTGCAAGTCTTTCAAGAGGATCGCGAAATGGTCGAAGCACAGACTCCGGAAGATTTACCGCTTGATCTGCAAGCGGAAGCCCATATCCCAGCTGATCGTACATCCATTGCTTATAGGCAGCTTCTTAACGAGATAGGGCTTGGACGAACTTATACGACATAA
- a CDS encoding CTP synthase C-terminal region-related (seleno)protein yields the protein MKIGIVGDFRPEYPSQIATNDALLHSFRKLGVFIEYEWIPTAAIIKQLDTIKETFQGFWIGPGFPDSVDGVLSIIQYARENNIPLLGTCAGFQYIIMEYARNKMMLENAGHEERDPHANQVVISKLACSLVGQKGEVIVKKPSRIYDIYQVENVIEQFRCNYGLSSEYEKQIHEAGLRIVGTDYIGNPRIIELLEHKFFIGTLFVPQLSSTSNSTHCIVDSFISTVLSQPED from the coding sequence ATGAAAATTGGGATTGTTGGTGACTTTCGTCCAGAATATCCATCACAGATTGCTACTAACGATGCACTTCTACATTCATTTAGGAAATTAGGAGTTTTTATCGAGTATGAGTGGATTCCTACCGCTGCCATAATTAAACAACTGGATACCATCAAGGAAACCTTTCAGGGTTTTTGGATAGGTCCAGGGTTCCCAGATTCCGTTGATGGGGTACTTAGCATTATTCAATATGCACGCGAAAACAATATACCTTTGTTAGGGACATGCGCTGGATTTCAATACATCATTATGGAATATGCAAGAAACAAAATGATGCTGGAGAATGCTGGGCACGAAGAACGCGATCCACACGCAAATCAAGTAGTTATCAGTAAACTGGCTTGCTCATTAGTCGGCCAAAAAGGTGAAGTCATAGTAAAGAAACCCTCGAGAATCTATGATATTTATCAAGTTGAAAATGTCATTGAACAATTCAGATGTAACTATGGACTTAGTTCGGAATATGAAAAACAAATTCATGAAGCCGGATTAAGAATAGTTGGAACGGATTACATTGGCAACCCAAGAATTATTGAATTACTTGAGCATAAGTTCTTCATAGGTACGTTATTTGTTCCCCAATTAAGTTCCACTTCTAATTCAACACACTGCATCGTTGACTCTTTTATTTCTACTGTCTTAAGTCAGCCTGAGGATTAA
- a CDS encoding GNAT family N-acetyltransferase: MNIRVANELDYPDLRLIYLESRRNSFHWADTEEMTLEDFDKHTEGEYIIIAEEDTHILGFASLYLPDDFIHNLFVHPDCSGKGVGGKLVNASIEKMNKPVTLKCVSENQKAIKFYENNGWKKVVEEGNAEGKYWVLVYE; the protein is encoded by the coding sequence ATGAATATTAGAGTAGCAAATGAATTAGATTACCCTGATTTAAGACTTATATATCTAGAATCTCGTCGTAATAGTTTTCATTGGGCAGATACAGAAGAAATGACTTTAGAAGACTTCGATAAGCATACTGAAGGAGAGTATATTATTATTGCAGAGGAAGATACTCATATTCTTGGATTTGCTTCATTGTACCTGCCAGATGATTTTATACATAATTTATTTGTTCATCCTGATTGCTCAGGTAAGGGTGTTGGTGGTAAGTTGGTTAATGCCTCTATAGAAAAAATGAATAAGCCAGTAACATTGAAATGTGTATCCGAAAATCAAAAAGCGATAAAGTTTTATGAGAATAATGGTTGGAAGAAAGTTGTTGAAGAAGGAAATGCAGAAGGGAAATATTGGGTTTTGGTATATGAGTAA
- a CDS encoding HAD family hydrolase, with protein MSRFKGIFFDLDGTLINSEGLGTEAYNYGIQKVLNREINETEKQFLLGKPFNALDILFPFLSSSEKEEIIEETLVYYRKYNHLIEEYPGIREMITILHENGYKLGIVTAKLKQNAETELRNTGLYSFFEAVLAKEDCLDFKPNPVPLLQLAEKLNLQPKECLYVGDQPTDIQATHAANMTSVAALWGEGKLERLSPLNPTFLFNNPNQLIEILLN; from the coding sequence ATGAGCCGATTTAAAGGTATTTTTTTTGATTTGGATGGTACTCTAATTAATAGTGAGGGACTGGGTACAGAAGCGTATAATTACGGGATTCAAAAAGTCTTAAATCGAGAAATAAACGAAACTGAAAAACAATTCTTACTCGGAAAACCGTTTAACGCTTTAGATATTTTATTCCCATTTTTATCATCTTCCGAAAAAGAAGAGATTATTGAAGAAACATTAGTCTATTATAGAAAGTATAATCATCTGATTGAAGAATATCCTGGGATTCGGGAAATGATTACAATTCTCCATGAAAATGGATATAAACTTGGGATTGTCACTGCCAAATTAAAACAAAATGCAGAGACAGAATTACGAAACACTGGTTTGTATTCTTTCTTTGAGGCAGTTTTGGCAAAGGAAGATTGTCTTGATTTTAAACCAAATCCTGTTCCTTTACTACAATTAGCTGAAAAACTTAATTTACAGCCAAAGGAGTGTTTGTATGTTGGAGATCAGCCGACAGATATACAAGCCACACATGCCGCAAACATGACTAGTGTTGCCGCTCTTTGGGGAGAAGGTAAACTTGAAAGGCTTTCCCCACTAAACCCAACATTTTTATTTAATAATCCAAACCAGTTAATTGAAATATTATTAAACTGA
- a CDS encoding polysaccharide deacetylase family protein, whose protein sequence is MLTILLLTGCEQVATPDIPNALASVSPAASPDPTFATKPVSDTGVLPANNTSASNPIKEPVGFEVGSPKEEPVVSDEKKQTKKSALKPIYSVGKGQVAITIDDGPTKYTEELLKVLKEQNIHVTFFFIGQNAAAFPQSVTQAVYEGHEVGYHSDTHPHMTQMTYDEQENEFNSGLNKLVKFDKHPVTLFRPPYGAYNNDTKLLTEEHHMQMVLWNEDPKDWATTDPSKIVKSVLSQVQSGSIIVMHDHPSTIAALPDIIKGIRKKGYTLVTVPH, encoded by the coding sequence ATGCTTACTATTCTTTTGTTAACGGGGTGTGAGCAAGTTGCTACTCCCGACATTCCTAATGCCCTTGCTTCAGTAAGTCCCGCGGCTTCTCCCGATCCGACTTTTGCAACTAAACCTGTTTCCGATACTGGCGTGCTTCCTGCGAACAATACATCAGCTTCTAACCCGATTAAGGAGCCGGTTGGATTTGAGGTAGGTTCCCCAAAGGAAGAACCCGTGGTATCAGATGAGAAGAAGCAGACTAAGAAATCAGCCTTAAAGCCCATTTATTCGGTTGGAAAAGGTCAGGTGGCCATAACCATTGATGACGGTCCGACGAAATATACGGAGGAACTACTCAAAGTTCTGAAGGAACAGAACATACACGTCACTTTTTTCTTCATTGGACAAAATGCGGCTGCTTTTCCGCAGTCTGTGACCCAAGCTGTGTATGAGGGTCATGAAGTTGGTTATCATTCGGACACGCATCCTCACATGACTCAAATGACTTATGACGAACAGGAAAATGAGTTTAATAGCGGTCTAAATAAACTTGTAAAGTTCGATAAGCACCCGGTCACATTATTTCGTCCGCCCTATGGTGCCTATAACAACGATACCAAGCTTCTAACGGAAGAACACCACATGCAAATGGTGCTGTGGAATGAAGATCCCAAAGATTGGGCAACAACAGACCCTTCCAAAATCGTAAAAAGTGTATTATCCCAAGTTCAATCTGGCAGCATTATCGTCATGCATGATCATCCATCTACCATAGCGGCTTTACCGGATATTATTAAAGGCATAAGAAAGAAGGGATATACATTAGTAACGGTGCCTCATTGA
- a CDS encoding putative quinol monooxygenase, translating to MIILHANLQVNPARNDDFLREVKALVAASRVEDGNIAYNLYLDIEKECTYTMVEIWENLDAVASHNKSDHLKTFVSRAREFLAAPLIIKSYKGEPLETPTL from the coding sequence GTGATTATTCTACATGCTAATTTACAAGTAAATCCGGCCAGAAATGACGATTTTTTACGGGAAGTCAAAGCGTTGGTTGCCGCTTCCAGAGTCGAGGACGGTAATATTGCTTATAACCTGTATTTGGACATTGAAAAGGAATGCACTTACACAATGGTGGAAATATGGGAAAACCTTGACGCAGTTGCCTCACACAATAAGTCCGATCATCTCAAAACTTTCGTGAGCCGAGCACGGGAATTTCTTGCTGCTCCATTGATAATCAAGTCGTACAAGGGGGAGCCTCTAGAGACTCCTACCCTTTAG
- a CDS encoding NADH:flavin oxidoreductase produces the protein MSTYTKLLSAFQLGSLLLPNRAALSPMTRTSAESNGLANDRMARYYARFAKGGFGLIITEGIYPDLLNSQSYKNQPGIANEEQAESWKPVIQAVHREGGRIIAQLMHAGALVQHDGFIPVAPSAVKPVGTMLEDHGGSGEFTVPKAMTISEIRKAIDHFAQAALRAKLVGFDGVEVHAANGYLLDQFITNYTNLRTDDYGGSTERRIRIVEEVLRAIRDVVGPDYTVGVRISQGKVNDIHHKWANGIEDAKIIFQKLSNAYPTYIHTTEYKAFAPAFADGGPTLAELAAKYGGLPVIANGKLGEPAKAEQLLTANNADLVAIGTSALVNSDWVNKLKEGTTLNHFDHRFLHPIATLRDDEVVV, from the coding sequence ATGAGTACGTATACCAAGCTTTTGTCCGCATTTCAGTTAGGTTCCCTGCTACTGCCCAATCGGGCGGCGCTTTCACCGATGACACGTACGAGCGCAGAATCAAATGGCCTGGCAAACGACCGGATGGCGCGGTATTATGCAAGGTTCGCGAAAGGCGGGTTCGGTCTTATCATTACAGAAGGCATTTATCCGGACTTGTTGAACAGCCAAAGTTATAAGAACCAGCCTGGCATTGCCAATGAAGAGCAAGCCGAGTCTTGGAAGCCTGTCATACAGGCAGTACATCGCGAAGGCGGACGAATAATCGCGCAGCTGATGCATGCTGGTGCCCTCGTTCAGCACGATGGATTTATACCGGTAGCGCCTTCAGCTGTTAAGCCGGTCGGTACGATGTTAGAAGATCACGGAGGTAGCGGGGAATTTACCGTCCCAAAAGCGATGACGATATCGGAGATCCGGAAGGCAATCGATCATTTCGCCCAAGCCGCCCTTCGCGCCAAGCTGGTCGGATTCGATGGAGTTGAAGTGCATGCCGCCAACGGCTATTTGCTCGACCAATTCATTACCAATTACACGAACCTCAGAACCGATGATTACGGCGGTTCTACGGAGAGACGTATCCGGATCGTGGAGGAAGTATTGAGAGCAATCCGCGACGTTGTAGGCCCAGATTATACAGTAGGCGTGCGCATCTCGCAAGGCAAAGTGAACGATATCCACCATAAGTGGGCAAACGGAATCGAAGATGCCAAAATCATTTTCCAGAAACTGAGCAATGCTTACCCGACCTACATTCATACAACCGAATACAAAGCGTTTGCGCCCGCATTCGCAGACGGCGGCCCCACACTGGCAGAACTCGCCGCAAAGTACGGCGGCTTGCCCGTCATCGCGAACGGCAAACTAGGCGAGCCTGCAAAGGCGGAACAGCTCTTGACGGCGAATAATGCTGACCTTGTCGCGATCGGCACAAGTGCATTAGTAAATTCAGATTGGGTGAATAAATTGAAGGAAGGAACCACGCTTAACCATTTCGACCATCGCTTCCTGCACCCCATCGCTACGCTACGAGATGATGAAGTAGTCGTATAA
- a CDS encoding class I SAM-dependent methyltransferase, producing MPNNKTEKLHDIWLNSVMDSEDNFIYLLNTMVIRAFYYIDSCMNEESMVLDIGCGTGLITNVMSNISNNVYGVEVDIAKINEAKDRYKKPFFVNGDIQKLPFQDHTFDIITSFSVLQYVDRKTALSEIHRVLKPNGKIVFLENLYGNPFVMLYRMFRPNIENPYLKPKKHIKWSELTEFNHYFKVADLETFHLTTPLSIGIKKIRKANTINTMESNICYNFLQDIDGFLLTYFKFLRKFSWNFVLYGEKPI from the coding sequence GTGCCTAACAATAAAACAGAAAAACTGCATGATATTTGGCTAAACAGTGTTATGGATAGTGAGGATAACTTTATTTATCTTTTAAATACGATGGTTATACGTGCATTTTATTATATTGATTCATGTATGAATGAGGAAAGCATGGTTTTAGATATTGGATGTGGGACTGGGCTAATTACAAATGTAATGTCTAATATAAGTAATAACGTTTATGGAGTGGAGGTGGACATTGCCAAAATAAATGAAGCCAAGGATAGATATAAGAAACCTTTCTTTGTGAATGGAGATATTCAGAAATTGCCTTTTCAAGATCATACGTTTGATATTATTACGTCGTTTAGTGTTCTTCAATATGTAGATCGAAAAACAGCACTTTCAGAAATACATCGTGTTCTTAAACCAAATGGAAAAATTGTGTTTCTTGAAAACCTTTACGGCAATCCTTTTGTAATGCTCTATAGGATGTTTCGTCCCAATATTGAAAATCCCTATTTGAAGCCCAAAAAACACATAAAGTGGTCTGAGTTAACAGAATTTAATCATTATTTTAAAGTGGCTGATTTAGAAACTTTCCATCTAACAACACCATTGTCGATTGGGATTAAGAAAATACGAAAAGCAAACACGATCAATACAATGGAATCAAATATTTGTTATAATTTCCTCCAGGACATTGATGGGTTTTTGTTAACGTACTTTAAATTTTTGAGAAAATTTTCTTGGAACTTTGTCTTATACGGAGAAAAACCAATTTAA